In Pseudoalteromonas marina, a genomic segment contains:
- the acnD gene encoding Fe/S-dependent 2-methylisocitrate dehydratase AcnD: MTIINNTQYRKPLAGSNVDYYDTQAAVDAIKPGAYATLPYSSRVFAENLVRRCDPAMLTDALSQIIERKQDLDFPWYPARVVCHDILGQTALVDLAGLRDAIAAKGGDPSKVNPVVPTQLIVDHSLAVEHAGFDPEAFDKNRAIEDRRNDDRFHFINWTKTAFKNIDVIPPGNGIMHQINLEKMSPVIQNRDGIAFPDTLVGTDSHTPHVDALGVIAVGVGGLEAESVMLGRASYIRLPDIVGVELTGTRQPGITATDIVLAITEFLREQRVVSTYLEFYGEGADALTLGDRATISNMTPEFGATAAMFYIDDKTIDYLRLTGRDEEQIALVENYAKTAGLWSDSLKTARYERVLTFDLSSVGRNIAGPSNPHRRVSTSDLAKEGISGVVENEEGLMPDGACIIAAITSCTNTSNPRNVIAAGLLARNANAKGLMRKPWVKTSLAPGSKAVQSYLEDANLLPELEQLGFGIVGFACTTCNGMSGALDPVIQKEVIDRDLYTTAVLSGNRNFDGRIHPYAKQAFLASPPLVVAYAIAGTIRFDIEKDILGQDQQGNDVTLKDLWPTDEEIDAVIQQSVKPEQFKKVYEPMFDLTVDYGEDNDPLYDWRAQSTYIRRPPYWEGALAGERTMSGMRALAVLGDNITTDHLSPSNAIMASSAAGEYLTKMNVPEEDFNSYATHRGDHLTAQRATFANPKLLNEMVLDDNGDVKQGSYARIEPEGENTRMWEAIETYMQRKQPLIIVAGADYGQGSSRDWAAKGVRLAGVEVIAAEGFERIHRTNLIGMGVLPLEFAPGTTRKTLNLDGSESYDVKGVPAPGATLELVITRKNGEVLTAAMKCRLDTQEEFSIYAAGGVLQRFAQDFLEATNA; this comes from the coding sequence ATGACCATAATTAACAACACTCAGTACCGCAAACCGCTTGCGGGCTCAAATGTAGATTACTACGATACCCAAGCCGCTGTTGATGCCATTAAACCAGGCGCTTATGCCACACTTCCTTATAGCTCGCGTGTATTTGCCGAAAACTTAGTACGCCGCTGCGATCCTGCCATGCTTACCGATGCACTTAGCCAAATAATTGAGCGTAAACAAGATTTAGATTTTCCCTGGTATCCGGCGCGTGTGGTGTGCCACGATATTTTAGGCCAAACGGCCCTTGTTGATTTAGCAGGCTTGCGCGATGCGATTGCGGCTAAAGGTGGCGATCCGTCTAAAGTTAATCCAGTGGTGCCAACGCAGCTAATTGTTGATCATTCGTTAGCGGTTGAACATGCAGGGTTTGATCCTGAGGCATTTGACAAAAACCGTGCTATTGAAGACCGCCGAAACGATGACCGTTTTCATTTTATAAACTGGACTAAAACCGCGTTTAAAAATATTGATGTGATCCCGCCTGGTAACGGCATTATGCATCAAATTAACCTTGAAAAAATGTCGCCTGTTATTCAAAACCGCGATGGCATTGCATTCCCAGATACGCTTGTAGGTACCGACAGCCACACCCCGCATGTTGATGCTTTAGGTGTTATTGCTGTGGGTGTAGGCGGGCTTGAAGCTGAAAGCGTTATGCTTGGGCGTGCATCGTACATTCGTTTACCCGATATTGTAGGCGTAGAGCTTACGGGTACTCGCCAGCCTGGTATTACCGCTACCGATATTGTGTTGGCGATTACTGAGTTTTTACGCGAGCAGCGTGTTGTATCGACCTATTTAGAGTTTTACGGCGAAGGCGCCGATGCGCTAACGCTTGGCGACAGAGCAACTATTTCGAACATGACGCCAGAATTTGGTGCGACTGCGGCCATGTTTTATATCGACGATAAAACAATAGACTATTTACGTTTAACAGGGCGCGATGAAGAGCAAATAGCCCTTGTAGAAAACTACGCTAAAACGGCTGGCCTTTGGAGTGATAGCTTAAAAACCGCAAGATACGAGCGTGTTTTGACTTTTGATTTATCAAGCGTTGGCCGCAATATTGCGGGGCCTTCTAATCCACATCGTCGTGTTTCAACCAGCGATTTAGCGAAAGAAGGTATTTCGGGCGTTGTTGAAAACGAAGAAGGCTTAATGCCAGACGGTGCGTGTATTATTGCGGCAATTACCAGCTGTACTAATACTAGCAACCCGCGCAATGTAATAGCTGCAGGTTTGTTAGCGCGTAATGCGAATGCAAAAGGGTTAATGCGCAAACCTTGGGTTAAAACGTCGTTAGCGCCGGGCTCTAAAGCCGTGCAATCGTACCTTGAAGACGCAAACCTATTGCCAGAGCTTGAGCAGCTTGGTTTTGGTATTGTTGGCTTTGCGTGTACTACCTGTAACGGTATGAGTGGGGCGCTTGACCCTGTGATTCAAAAAGAAGTGATAGATCGCGATTTATACACAACGGCTGTGCTTTCGGGTAATCGTAACTTTGACGGGCGTATTCACCCTTATGCAAAACAAGCCTTTTTGGCATCACCGCCTTTGGTTGTAGCTTATGCTATTGCGGGTACGATTCGTTTTGATATTGAAAAAGATATTTTAGGACAAGATCAACAAGGTAATGATGTAACGCTTAAAGATTTATGGCCAACCGATGAAGAAATAGATGCGGTAATTCAGCAAAGCGTTAAGCCTGAGCAATTTAAAAAAGTGTACGAGCCTATGTTTGACTTAACCGTAGATTACGGTGAAGACAACGACCCACTTTACGATTGGCGAGCGCAAAGTACGTATATTCGTCGCCCGCCTTATTGGGAAGGAGCACTTGCTGGTGAGCGCACCATGAGTGGTATGCGTGCATTAGCAGTATTGGGCGATAACATCACAACGGATCATTTATCACCCTCTAACGCAATTATGGCAAGCAGTGCTGCGGGCGAATACCTCACTAAAATGAATGTGCCTGAAGAAGACTTTAACTCTTACGCAACTCACCGCGGCGACCATTTAACGGCGCAGCGCGCCACGTTTGCAAACCCTAAATTACTTAACGAAATGGTACTTGATGATAACGGTGACGTTAAGCAGGGGTCTTACGCGCGTATAGAGCCAGAGGGTGAAAACACGCGCATGTGGGAAGCAATCGAAACTTACATGCAACGTAAACAACCACTTATTATTGTGGCCGGTGCTGATTACGGTCAAGGATCGTCGCGCGATTGGGCGGCAAAAGGCGTAAGGCTTGCCGGTGTTGAAGTTATAGCTGCTGAAGGCTTTGAGCGTATTCACCGCACAAATTTAATTGGCATGGGCGTTTTACCACTTGAGTTTGCACCAGGCACGACACGTAAAACATTAAACCTTGATGGTAGTGAAAGCTACGATGTAAAAGGCGTACCAGCACCGGGCGCCACTTTAGAGCTTGTGATCACCCGTAAAAATGGTGAAGTGCTAACTGCAGCGATGAAATGCCGATTAGATACGCAAGAAGAGTTTTCTATTTATGCTGCTGGTGGTGTATTACAGCGTTTTGCTCAAGACTTTTTAGAAGCGACAAACGCGTAA
- the prpF gene encoding 2-methylaconitate cis-trans isomerase PrpF: protein MFKPQIKVPATYMRGGTSKGVFFNLTDLPKPAQVAGEARDNLLLRVIGSPDPYGKQTDGMGGATSSTSKTVILSKSEQADHDVDYLFGQVAIDKAFVDWSGNCGNLTSAVGAFAISNGLVDKNRVPDNGIAIVRVWQANIKKSILVHVPMTNGEVQETGDFELDGVTFPAAEVKLEFVDPADGDGALFPTGNVVDDLEVPDVGTLKATMINAGIPTIFINAEDIGYTGTELQDDINYDDAALKKLETIRAYGAVKMGLINNINEAQSRQHTPKVAFVAKPEAYNASSGKHIDAGSINLLVRAMSMGKLHHAMMGTAAVAIGTAASIDGTLVNMAAGGGALSEVNFGHPSGTLKVGAEAKKINGDWQVTKASMSRSARVLMEGVVRVPF from the coding sequence ATGTTTAAACCACAAATAAAAGTGCCCGCGACCTACATGCGTGGCGGCACGAGTAAAGGTGTGTTTTTTAATTTAACCGATTTGCCAAAGCCTGCCCAAGTGGCAGGTGAGGCGCGCGATAATTTATTACTTCGTGTTATTGGTAGCCCCGATCCTTATGGTAAACAAACCGACGGCATGGGCGGTGCAACATCAAGCACCAGCAAAACGGTTATTTTAAGTAAAAGTGAGCAAGCCGATCACGATGTTGATTACTTGTTTGGGCAAGTCGCAATTGATAAAGCGTTTGTTGATTGGAGCGGTAACTGCGGTAATTTAACTTCAGCCGTGGGGGCTTTTGCAATTAGTAATGGCTTAGTTGATAAAAACCGCGTGCCCGATAATGGCATAGCTATTGTGCGTGTTTGGCAGGCTAATATTAAAAAAAGCATTTTAGTGCATGTGCCTATGACTAATGGCGAAGTGCAAGAAACCGGTGACTTTGAGCTTGACGGTGTGACGTTCCCTGCAGCAGAAGTAAAGCTTGAGTTTGTAGACCCTGCTGATGGTGATGGTGCTTTATTTCCAACAGGTAATGTTGTTGACGATTTAGAGGTGCCAGATGTTGGTACGCTAAAGGCGACGATGATTAATGCGGGTATTCCAACTATTTTTATTAATGCTGAAGATATTGGTTATACCGGCACTGAGCTGCAAGACGACATTAATTACGATGATGCTGCGCTTAAAAAGCTTGAAACAATTCGTGCTTATGGCGCTGTTAAAATGGGTTTAATTAATAATATAAATGAAGCACAATCACGCCAGCATACACCTAAAGTTGCGTTTGTTGCTAAGCCTGAGGCGTATAACGCATCAAGCGGTAAACACATTGATGCTGGCAGTATTAATTTATTAGTACGTGCTATGTCGATGGGGAAATTACATCATGCCATGATGGGAACAGCCGCCGTTGCAATTGGCACCGCAGCATCAATTGACGGTACGTTAGTAAATATGGCTGCTGGTGGTGGCGCATTGAGTGAAGTGAATTTTGGTCACCCCTCAGGCACGTTAAAAGTAGGCGCTGAAGCTAAAAAGATTAATGGAGACTGGCAAGTTACTAAAGCGAGTATGAGCCGAAGCGCCAGAGTATTGATGGAAGGGGTTGTAAGAGTTCCCTTTTAA